In Apium graveolens cultivar Ventura chromosome 10, ASM990537v1, whole genome shotgun sequence, the following are encoded in one genomic region:
- the LOC141689169 gene encoding uncharacterized protein LOC141689169, which translates to MYSGILLSTSSLYQTTYPFRQNQKSDMDPPLPPGFAPFHPGFGENQYEKFHGQPHSAMNHAYQEHQMYSVHETPSQGFGFQHGQVMDSSPFYNQGFRYQYSVQQQVMAYPVTQPATQPRPQQVQVERITQEVLTVELEPPVSPLSRRRLRWTPELHERFNRAVKELGGYFKATPKGILEKMNVKGITREHLKSHLQKVRNRVHAESPAKIMGPGTQYDTNSSAPQFSEGQHGRLLGSCEALNHHNHMIGPVKDPANGPTIPLTSDYHQNLWRALTEDRAHKEMKFKDSNLN; encoded by the exons ATGTATTCGGGAATTCTCTTGTCAACTTCAAGTCTATATCAGACAACCTATCCTTTTCGTCAGAACCAGAAGAGTGATATGGACCCACCCCTTCCACCAGGATTTGCACCCTTTCATCCTGGATTTGGTGAAAACCAATACGAAAAATTTCATGGCCAACCTCACAGTGCCATGAACCATGCATATCAGGAACATCAAATGTATTCTGTGCACGAGACTCCTAGTCAAGGTTTCGGCTTCCAGCATGGTCAGGTGATGGATAGTTCACCATTTTATAATCAAGGGTTCAGATACCAATATTCTGTGCAGCAACAGGTGATGGCTTATCCGGTGACTCAACCAGCTACTCAACCCCGGCCTCAGCAGGTCCAGGTGGAGAGAATTACTCAAGAAGTTTTGACTGTGGAGCTAGAACCTCCAGTTTCCCCATTGAGTAGGCGTAGACTCCGTTGGACACCTGAGCTGCATGAACGCTTCAATCGTGCTGTGAAGGAGCTTGGTGGCTATTTTA AAGCCACGCCAAAGGGTATCCTGGAAAAGATGAACGTGAAGGGAATAACTCGGGAACACCTCAAAAGTCATCTCCAG AAGGTTCGAAACAGAGTTCATGCTGAATCTCCGGCGAAAATTATGGGCCCTG GCACTCAATATGACACAAATTCAAGTGCTCCGCAATTCTCAGAAGGTCAACATGGGAGATTGCTTGGGAGTTGTGAG GCTCTGAATCACCACAACCATATGATTGGACCGGTTAAGGACCCTGCTAATGGTCCCACAATTCCGCTGACTTCAGATTATCATCAAAATCTTTGGAGGGCTCTGACTGAAGACCGTGCTCATAAGGAGATGAAGTTCAAAGATTCCAATTTAAATTAG